The genomic stretch AATTAATAAAATTAGAAAAGCTGAATAGTAATATTCAGCTTTTTTTTAGGCTAATTATAGAATTTTATTATTAAAAATTTTCGAGCATCTAGCAAAATATATTCAATTTAAGTTTTAATTCGCCATAGAAATCTGTACGAGACAAAATATAAAGTTAAAAATTAACCAAGCCATCAAACACTTAAACTAATTAATATTCAATTAATTAAAATTATTGTTTTTGATATTCTATCCTAATTATTATGTCACGATTTATAAATAGCCCCCACAATAAGTTGTTGATGAAATTTTATGATGATATATTTGTTACAGATAAAACAAGACACTTAAATCATTCATATATAATAACTTTTCATCATTCAGTTTTCATGTAGAACATCAGGGTTCTGACAATCTAGGAAAAAGAACCCTGTTCTCTACAATTCTAAATTAGACACCAGTATCACATTCTATTAATAGAAAAACCGAATCTTCTTTGAAGGTTCGGTTTTCATTTGAATACGTTTAACGTTTACAGTTAAGAATTATTTTGATCTTCGAGTTCTTTAATTCTCTTTTTAATAAAATCAGCTGGTCTTATCCCATTTTGTTCAAGGAAAATATTTGAGAAACTTTGTCTGTTGCTAAAACCGGCAGCTGAAGCAATAGACTCAATAGAGTACTTTCTCCACTCTTTATCATGATAAATCTTCTGGGTTGCGTAGTTGATTCTTAAAGCATTAATATAAGTGTTGAAATTGCTTCCTTTATATTCGTTGATAACTTGTGAAAGATAAGATGTGTTTGTTTTAAACTGTTCTGCGAGCTTCTTAAGCGTTATTCCCTGTTCCAAATAACCTTGTTTATTTTCGAATGTATGAATATCATTGAGAAGCTTTTCTACAATACTGCTATCAAACTTTATATTTTTATCCCCCGAATCAATTACTTCAGATTTTACAGGAGCATCAACTACTTCATTCTGATTACTTTCTTCAAGCTTTATTAATAATTCGTTATAGTTTATTTGGATATTCCTTTGTTTTCGGATTCTGAAGTACATTACAATTCCTAATGCTATAATAATTGCTAAACAAATAAATATGAGTAATTTACTATAAGAATTAGTTTTCTCTAAATTTTCTTTTGTTTCTAAAAGCTTCTTTGTATCATATTCTTTATAAACGCGCGTAGAAAGATGTTTAAAATCTGACGAAATTACACTATCTACCTTAAGAAGCTGATTGGTATAATATAACTCCTCTTTATGATTATTACCTTTTCGATAATATTCGATTAATTCTTCATAATTGCTTCGTAATTCTGGAAGAATAAATTTATTTTTATTGAATATAGAGTCTACTTTTCTGTAATTTTCCACTTCAAGATTTTGATCACCCAGAAGCTCATAACTTTTACCTTTATAAAAATAAATATATGAAGCCCATGTAAAATCATTAACCTTGAGTAGTTCAGGTAGAGCTTTATCAAAATAATAAATTGCTTTTTTGTAATTTTTATTTTTAAATTCAGAAACGCCTAAACTTTTTGTAAAATAACTTTTTTCTAAGTAAAATTCTTTTGTCTTTGGAGTTTTTTCTGCTGCTTTTTTTAACAAACTAGCGGCTTCTGCATTCTTACCGAGCATTTGATAACAAATAATCGCCTGATGTAAAGAATTTAAATAACCTTTGGTACTATTAAAAACTTGATTTTCATTAATATCTCCATCAATCTTGGTTTCAAAAAAATTGATACATTGTTCAAATATTTCAAGAGCTTCATCATAGTAGCCTAAATAACTTTTTACAACACCTATATGGTAAATATTCTGGTATTTTAAATATTCATTTTTAGAATCCTTTAGATATTCATATGCTTTTAGATATTCTTCTAGAGCATATTGGAATTTTCTTTGGTTAAAATAATAAATAGCACCTTTACTTAAAAATGCTTGTCCAATAAGATCATTTTTTCCAGATTTTTTAGCGACAATTAAAGCACTATCTGCATAAATCATTTTATGCTTTTCGGAGTATAGGATTGCATCTTTATAGGCCTGAAAAAGTTCGGAATAGTTGTTTTCTGATTTCGCTTTTTTAATATATTGATTTACAAATACAAATGCCTTAGGATCATTTTCCTCATAAGCCCAGTACTTTTCTCTAAGCTTTGAGTAATAATCTTGCGAATACATCATATTAATAATGAAGAAGCAACTAAACGTAAAAATTCTTTTAATCATCAGATATTTCTAAGAAATTTTATTCAAAAATACATAAAAACTATTTATTATAAGCTATTGCGGGGTAACCAGAGTAATTATTTAACATATCATTTATTTAAATTTTTGTATTTTTGTAGGGTAAAAATTTATAAATCGTACCGAGATATATTTGCAATTATATATATATTTAACTATTTTCGAACAGCTTATTAAGAACAAATATAATCATTAATCCTAGAATAAAATGAAAACAAAATTTATTGTACTCAGCCTCATAGCAGTGGGAATCTCCACAATTAGTTGTAGGCAAGATGATGAAAACCCAGTAG from Chryseobacterium indoltheticum encodes the following:
- a CDS encoding helix-turn-helix domain-containing protein; its protein translation is MMYSQDYYSKLREKYWAYEENDPKAFVFVNQYIKKAKSENNYSELFQAYKDAILYSEKHKMIYADSALIVAKKSGKNDLIGQAFLSKGAIYYFNQRKFQYALEEYLKAYEYLKDSKNEYLKYQNIYHIGVVKSYLGYYDEALEIFEQCINFFETKIDGDINENQVFNSTKGYLNSLHQAIICYQMLGKNAEAASLLKKAAEKTPKTKEFYLEKSYFTKSLGVSEFKNKNYKKAIYYFDKALPELLKVNDFTWASYIYFYKGKSYELLGDQNLEVENYRKVDSIFNKNKFILPELRSNYEELIEYYRKGNNHKEELYYTNQLLKVDSVISSDFKHLSTRVYKEYDTKKLLETKENLEKTNSYSKLLIFICLAIIIALGIVMYFRIRKQRNIQINYNELLIKLEESNQNEVVDAPVKSEVIDSGDKNIKFDSSIVEKLLNDIHTFENKQGYLEQGITLKKLAEQFKTNTSYLSQVINEYKGSNFNTYINALRINYATQKIYHDKEWRKYSIESIASAAGFSNRQSFSNIFLEQNGIRPADFIKKRIKELEDQNNS